TTCAGAAGTTGAAAGGATAGCAATTCCAAGTCCGTTAAGAACTTTTGGAAGGTCTTCACGTTTTTTGTAGACACGAAGTCCTGGTTTAGAAACACGTTTCAAGTTAGTGATAACTTTTTCACCGTTTGGTCCGTATTTAAGAAATACACGGATGATGCCTTGTTTGTCATCTTCGATGATTTCAACGTTTTTTACAAAACCTTCGCGTTTAAGGATTTCAGCAATCCCTTTTTTGATGTTTGATGCAGGTACTTCAAGTACTTCGTGTTTAGCTTGGTTAGCGTTACGAATACGAGTTAGGAAGTCTGCGATTGGGTCAGTCATAACCATTTTGTTTTTCTCCTCTTACTAGTAGTTTGCAAGTTGCACTTGCTAGTTAATACATGATACAAAGAGCGTAACAG
This portion of the Streptococcus mitis B6 genome encodes:
- the rpsH gene encoding 30S ribosomal protein S8, with translation MVMTDPIADFLTRIRNANQAKHEVLEVPASNIKKGIAEILKREGFVKNVEIIEDDKQGIIRVFLKYGPNGEKVITNLKRVSKPGLRVYKKREDLPKVLNGLGIAILSTSEGLLTDKEARQKNVGGEVIAYVW